A window of Chloroflexota bacterium genomic DNA:
CGTCACGCCACCACGGTCGCACGATCACGACGAGCCGCCGGGGGAGGGGAGGGCGGAGGAGAGCGACCCGTCGCTCGCCGGTCGGACTCGCGGCAACAAGCTCGTCCACGTTCGCGGCGACAGCACGCTCATCGGGCGGATCGTCGAGGTGCGGATCGAGCACGCCGGCCCGTACGCGCTGCGGGGGTCGCTCACACGGACCTGACGGCCGCCGGAACCGAGGCGTCGCCGGCGGTCTCACGCACGTCGGCCCCGCCGCTCCTCGTCATCGTCGGTGCGACGGCGACCGGCAAGACCGGGCTCTCGCTCGACATCGCCGACCGCCTCACGGCGCAGGGCGGGTGCGTCGAGATCGTGTCCGCGGACTCGCGCCAGGTGTACCGCGGCCTCGACATCGGAACGGCGAAGGTCGGGGCTGCGGACCGCGCCCGGATCCGTCACCACGGTCTCGACCTCGTCGACCCCGATGCGCCGTTCTCCCTCTCGACCTACGTGGATGCCGTGACAGCGGCGCTGGCCGGGATCGCCGCGCGGGGCGGCGTCGCGATCCTCGTCGGCGGGACGGGGCTGTACCTCCGTGCGGTGGCCCGCGGTATCCCGACCGCCGAACTGCCCGCGGATCCGAGCGTCCGCGCGGAGATCGAACGATCGATCGCCACGGCCGGGCTCGCCACGGCGGTCGCGCGACTCAGCGCGCTCGCCCCGACGCTCGCCGCGCGGACCGATCCACGGAATCCGCGCCGGGTCGCCCGAGCCCTCGAGATCGCCACACTCCAGGGCGACCGACCACTGCCGGCGCCGCGCGGCTATCCGGGACCCGTGGCCTGGCTCGGACTGGCCCTTGAGACGGACCGCCACCGGCGCTGGATCGCGGCTCGCGCGCGCGGCCAGTTCGAGGGCGGACTCCTCGCCGAGGCGGCCGACCTCCGGACGCGCTTCGAGCCCGGGCTCCGGGCCTTCAGTGCGATCGGCTATCGAGAGGCGTGGGGCGTCCTCGACGGCGTCCTCTCGAAGGAGGAGGCGGTCGATCTCGACGCCCGCCGCAACGTCGCCTTCGCCGCACGACAGCGGACGTGGTTCCGTCGCGAGCCAGATGTCGAGTGGCGCGACGCGTCGGATCCGGCGGCTGCTCTCGCCGCGGGTCTCGCGCTCGTCGCCACGCTCATCGAACGTTCACCCTCGCGCGGTCGGGGGCCCTCGTGAGCATCCCGCGGACGGCCGGGTATCCTCACGTCATGCCGCGCAGCCAGCTTATCGATGTCGCCGCTCCCGCCGAGAAGGCCTTCCTCGTCGCCGTCGATGCCGGCGACGACAGTGGCTGGAGCGCAGAGGACTCGCTCGCCGAGCTTGCCAGCCTCGCCGTGACCGCCGGGGCGGTCGTCGTGGGCGCGGAGTGGCAGAACCGGCGCCACATCGATCCGAACTGGTACGTCGGCCGCGGCAAGGCGGAGGAGCTCCTCGCCGCGAAGAGCGAGACCGGGTTCGATCTCCTCGTCGCCGACGATGAGCTGAGTCCAGCCCAGCAGAAGGCGCTCGAAGGCCTGCTCGATGTCAAGGTCATCGACCGGAGCCGGCTCATCCTCGACATCTTCGCCCAGCACGCCCAGACCCACGAGGGCCGGCTCCAGGTCGAGCTCGCCCAGCTCGAGTACCAGCTGCCGCGACTGACCCGCCTGTGGACGCACCTGAGCCGGACCGGCGGCGGGATCGGGACGCGTGGTCCCGGTGAGAGCCAGCTCGAGACGGACCGGCGGATCATCCGCGATC
This region includes:
- the miaA gene encoding tRNA (adenosine(37)-N6)-dimethylallyltransferase MiaA: MSADSRQVYRGLDIGTAKVGAADRARIRHHGLDLVDPDAPFSLSTYVDAVTAALAGIAARGGVAILVGGTGLYLRAVARGIPTAELPADPSVRAEIERSIATAGLATAVARLSALAPTLAARTDPRNPRRVARALEIATLQGDRPLPAPRGYPGPVAWLGLALETDRHRRWIAARARGQFEGGLLAEAADLRTRFEPGLRAFSAIGYREAWGVLDGVLSKEEAVDLDARRNVAFAARQRTWFRREPDVEWRDASDPAAALAAGLALVATLIERSPSRGRGPS